One stretch of Arachis hypogaea cultivar Tifrunner chromosome 20, arahy.Tifrunner.gnm2.J5K5, whole genome shotgun sequence DNA includes these proteins:
- the LOC112784001 gene encoding uncharacterized protein produces the protein MAIIGDALRQAFMPKREYESLREEEKAWGKIQRPLVISVVAVIIIAIFLCTVVSLRILFPGSSGKRPFCVDRKLQTWQIGTTKSDSDSDLLPSAFYLTDQEIADYYWMVVFIPSFIVFAVSSLYLVAGIAVAFSAPTRHGCLKVVENNYCASRRGGVRCLSILNIIFAILFGLLALFLGSSLLTLVSNCSTPLFWCFEISSWGLVILYSGTAFFLRRRAAVILDEGNFSSRNLGLEMLEANPLEITSDVERRVNEGFKAWMGSSLLSSDEEDEPDSYEEAPRLTRTNSNRQRLGSG, from the exons ATGGCGATCATCGGCGACGCTCTCCGCCAGGCGTTCATGCCAAAGCGCGAGTACGAGAGCCtcagggaagaagaaaaagcatggGGCAAAATTCAGAGGCCTCTAGTGATTTCTGTTGTGGCCGTTATTATTATCGCAATCTTCCTTTGCACCGTTGTCAGCTTGAGAATCCTGTTTCCCGGTAGCAGTGGTAAGAGACCTTTCTGCGTGGATCGGAAGCTTCAGACGTGGCAGATAGGTACAACAAAGAGCGATTCGGATTCGGATCTTCTTCCAAGCGCTTTCTATCTCACAGACCAGGAGATCGCTGATTATTACTGGATGGTTGTGTTCATTCCTTCTTTCATCGTTTTCGCGGTTTCGTCTTTGTATCTTGTTGCTG GCATTGCCGTGGCATTTTCTGCTCCAACAAGGCATGGATGCTTGAAGGTGGTTGAAAATAATTACTGTGCTTCAAGACGGG GTGGTGTGCGATGCCTATCCATCTTGAATATTATCTTCGCTATCCTTTTCGGTCTTCTTGCCTTATTTCTTGGTTCAAGTCTGTTGACATTGGTGAGCAATTGCTCTACACCTCTGTTTTGGTGTTTTGAAATTTCATCATGGGGACTGGTTATTCTATACAGTGGCACTGCTTTTTTCTTGAGGAGAAGGGCAGCTGTAATTCTTGATGAGGGAAACTTTAGTAGTAGAAATCTTGGGCTGGAAATGCTTGAAGCTAATCCTCTGGAAATTACATCAGACGTGGAAAGACGCGTCAATGAAGGATTCAAAGCATGGATGGGTTCATCCCTTCTTTCCTCTGACGAGGAAGATGAACCTGATAGTTATGAAGAGGCACCTCGTTTAACACGCACTAACTCAAACAGGCAAAGACTCGGCAGTGGTTGA